GTTATAAGAACAATATTAACAAAAAGCGAGGGAGCCCCCCCCCCGCTTTTTTTCCTAACTATTATGCTAAATTCTCTTTTACATACTGTAAAGCTTCTTCCACATGCCCTTTAACTTTAACTTTTCGCCATTCTTTTGCTATTTTACCATCTTTATCAATGACAAATGTAGATCTTTCAATTCCCATATACTCTTTACCAAAATTCTTCTTTAATTTCCAAACCTCATACAATTCAGAAACTCTTGTGTTTTCATCAAATAAAAGTAAGAAAGGTAAGTTGTACTTATCTATAAACTTTTCATGTTTTTCAATTGGGTCGGGGCTGACGCCAATAATTACACAATCTAACTGTGAAAAGTCACCGTGATAATCCCTAAAATCACATGCTTGGGTCGTACAACCTGGTGTCATATCCTTTGGATAAAAATACAAAACAACATTTTTGCCTTTAAAATCTGACAACTTTACTTTTTCACCATTGCTAGCTAACAATTCAAAATCAGGAGCTTGTTTGCCTACATCAACTGTCATATCTTACATCACCTCATGGAAAATATACTCTTCCATAAGCCTAACCAAACAGGATTAACAATACAACTATTTAATTTCATTAACTTCGCGGTCCATCAATGCACGAGCAACAAATGCTGCAGGCATGGTATAGCCAATTAAAGCTTCCACTACTGCAACCATCCTTCCTAAGCCGTGGGGAATTACATCTCCATTCCCAACAGAAAATAATGTCATTGCGCTAAAATAAAAGCTTGTTTCGAACAAGTTATAGTTGTTTTCATCATTTACTTCCACAAGTAATGAGATTCCTTTTAATTCAAACAATAAATAGATCAGTCCAAATCCGAGAATAACAGTTAAGTAGATAGAACCCAAAAAAAGAGCATTTTCAATTGAAACAAACTTTCCTTTTATCGTGTTAGGAATAAACAACGTCCTGATACTCATAAAAATACAAAAGATTACGATTGGTAATAAAAAATAAAACATCAGCGGACACCTCGGGTAGAGTCAGTTAGTCTAATTCTATGCCTGCTTGGACAATAAAATATCAACAATCCATATAAAAAAGGCGGACCGTAAAATTTTTCAAAAGTAAAACAAATAAAAGTCGAATAAAAAAGTGCTATTATAGGAAGGAATCCATTTCAAGGAGGAAAAGAAATGCAATTTACAAATTCTGAACGAATACATAATGAAGCGTTAGAACATATTGTTGGCGGTGTAAACAGCCCCTCCCGTTCTTACAAGGCAGTTGGCGGCGGTGCCCCTGTCGTAATGGAGCGTGCTCAAGGCGCCTATTTTTGGGATGTCGACGGAAATCAATATATCGATTTTCTAGCTGCTTATGGGCCAATTATTACAGGGCATGCTCATCCCCATATAACAGAAGCGATAAAAAAGGCTGCCGAAAGCGGAGTACTTTATGGCACGCCTACTCCGCATGAGGTAAAATTTGCAAAAATGCTAAAGGAAGCTATGCCATTCTTAGAAAAAGTTCGTTTTGTGAATTCAGGTACAGAAGCAGTCATGACAACGATTCGGGTTGCACGCGCCTATACAGGCAGAGATAAGATTATTAAGTTTGCTGGCTGTTATCATGGTCACTCTGACCTTGTTTTGGTTGCTGCCGGGTCAGGTCCATCAACCCTTGGGACCCCTGATTCAGCAGGAGTTCCAAAGAGTATCGCCCAAGAAGTGATTACCGTTCCTTTTAATGATATCGAACCTTTTAAAGAAGCATTAGAAAAATGGGGAGACCAAATTGCAGGTGTTCTAGTGGAACCGATTGTTGGAAACTTTGGGATTGTTGAGCCAAAACCTGGTTTCCTACAGCAGGTCAACGACCTTACCCATGCAGCGGGTGCGCTTGTCATCTATGATGAAGTCATTACAGCTTTCCGCTTTATGTATGGAGGAGCACAGGATTTATTAGGTATCCAGCCTGATTTAACAGCTCTAGGGAAAATTATTGGCGGCGGTCTGCCGATTGGAGCCTATGGCGGACGCAAAGAAATTATGGAGAAAGTGGCACCACTTGGACCTGCCTATCAAGCGGGAACAATGGCTGGAAACCCAGCTTCCATTCTTTCGGGGATTGCCTGTCTCGAGGTCCTAAAGCAAGAGGGAGTTTATGAGTACCTTGACCGTTTAGGTGCCATACTTGAACAAGGAATTCTAGAAGCAGCGAAAGAACATGATATTCAAATTACCATCAATCGTTTGAAGGGTGCGCTTACAGTTTATTTTACAAATGAAAAAATTGAAAACTATGAGCAAGCAGAAAATACAGACGGTGAAATGTTCGGAAAGTTCTTCAAGTTAATGCTGCAACAAGGAATCAATCTTGCACCATCTAAATATGAAGCATGGTTCTTAACCATTGCTCATACAGAAGACGACATTGAGGCTACACTTCATGCAGTAAATAATGCATTTTCTCTACTTAAGAACGAATAAATATACATTTTTCATGCACTAAAAGAGAGTGGTTAACACTCTCTTTATTTTGTTATCCACCTTTGAAAACGTTTACATTATCACTTTCCTTTACTTTCCATCGCGAAATTTTCCCTGAATTTTCTATCCACATTCTTGTATATTTATTTGATTTCTGAAAATTCTTATGATAATATTAATTTATTATTCTTAAAACAAATTTTTCTATTGGACTGTGCTTTATTTGTCATAATTTCTCACATTAAAAAGATAAATAGGAGGTGAAGCGGCTTTAGAGGATCTCCGCTGAAGCCAATTTATATGAATGAAAGATGGACCCCTTCCCTTTTTAAAGATTTCCATAAGCATGAACACGATGCCTGCGGAATTGTCGCTTGTCTTGAAAAAACCAAGCTGCCTACTAGAAAAAACATTTTTGATTGCATAGATGCCTTAGTTACCATGAATCATCGTGCTGGCTTCATTAACGGTGAAGGTGATGGCGTTGGGATTCATGTTGATATCCCAAAAGCACTTTGGAAAGAAAAATTGCAAAGTGCCGGTGTAGACCCCTCTCACACAGAAAATGCGAGTTTTGCTGTAGGTCATGTTTTTATCAGCCAAAAGGCTGACTGGTTATCTACTAAACACGAATTACTTCAGAAACTAAAAAACTTTGAATTAGATATTATTTTTGAAACAAATCAAGTAACCGATTCAAGTGCATTAGGACCTATTGCTATCCAGGAGAATCCGGTTTTTTGGCAATTTGCCTGCCTTTCTGAAAAATCAGGGCAAGCATTAACGAAAATCTTATTCGAAGCAATCGTCGATTTAGAAACCAATGAACATGTTCATGTCGCGTCGCTAAGCCAAAATCATGCCGTATATAAAGTCATGGGTGCTGGCGATATACTCCCTCGTTATTACAAAGATCTAGCCAGTCCAATTGTTGCATCAACGATTACTCTCGGTCATAACCGTTATTCTACGAATACCCTTTCTAGTTTTTTCCGGGTCCAGCCTTTTAGTGTGCTTGGTCACAACGGAGAAATTAATACGATTGCAAAGCTTCGTGACGAAGCGAGAATGATTGGGGTTCCACTCGTAAAGGACGGCAGTGACTCGCAGGATTTAAGCCGGACAATGGAAACGTTAATTTGCCGTGAAGGGTATACGTTATTCGAGGCAATGGATCTTTTATTCCCGCCAATTATCAATGAAATTAAAGCCTACTCTCAGGAGTTACAAGATTTATATACTTATATTCGTGAAGCTTGGGGCCATTTTGCTCAAGGTCCAGCTGGCATTATTTCCAGGTATGGAGATGAAGCGGTTTTTAGTGTAGATGCATTAGGCCTACGCCCGCTTTGGATGCTAGAAATCGAAACTTCTTATTTATTTTCATCCGAGCCAGGGATTATTCCTTCCAGTGAATATGTAAATGATCCTAAGCCTTTAGCTCCTGGAGAAAAGGTCGGCTTTAAGTGGAACAATAATAAATTAGAAGTTTTCGAGCAGAAACGCTTCCAAACAGAGGTTTATAACCGATATTCTAACCGCTTAAATCTTGAAAATTCTAGATTGCGTTTACAAGTACCTACATTAGAGAAAACAATTACTATGAATTATCCCGACAAAATTCATAATGGGCAATATAAAGCATTTGGCTGGGAAAGAGATCACATTCAATTAATCGAGCAAATGGCGGAAAAGGGTGTTGAGCCAATTCGTTCCTTAGGACATGACGCACCACTAGCTGCGCTTAATCCTGAGCGCAAAAACATTGCCGATTATATAAAAGAAAGTGTAGCTGTTGTTACAAATCCAGCCATTGACCGCGACCGTGAAACGGAGCATTTTTCTACGCGAGTGATTATAGGAAAACGTCCTGGTTTATTCAATAACGAAAAAACTGAAACACTTCTTGAATTAACAACTCCCCTTCTTATAGAGGGCAAAGCTGGTTATAGCTGTTCAGAAGCCATTGGTCAGCCTAGCTTTGATCAAGTGGTTCACCACTTTCAAAAGCAAAAGCTTGTTGCGTTTATTTCAACAACTTTTAGGAAAGATGAAAACATTGATAGTGCTTTAACAAGAATTTCGAATGAGGCCGTTCAAGCGGTCACTTCAGGAAAGTCATTAATCGTCCTCGATGACGCAAACGCACATCAGGATGACTTTTACTGGATTGATCCACATTTAGTTACATCTGCCGTTGACCAAGCATTAGTAACAGCTGAATTAAGAAGAAATTGTTCATTAGTCCTTCGCTCAGCTGCTATTCGTTCCCTGCATGACATGATTACTGTTTTTGGATTAGGCGCAGATTTAATCAGTCCATATTACATGTTCATGACCGTACTCGATGAAAACAATAAACCTTTGATTAACCTTTACAGTGCGTTATCAAAAGGACTTGAAAAAGTAATATCAACCATTGGGATTCATGAACTACGCGGATATGGCAGACTTTACTCCAGTATCGGCTTACACGAAGATATTGCCAAAGTGTTGAATATTGTTAACTTTTTTGGCTCTAAAGAGATTGAGAATGATTTTGAAGCAATGAAGAATGATGCTTTTGCAAGAGCTGCGCATTATCAGAATGAGAAGGAAAGAGTCGGTAAAACCTTCCACCTCTTCCCTCGTATCTGGAAGGCTATCGGTGAAGTTGCTGCAACTGGTGACTACAGTGCTTACCGGGAAAAAATCAGTGAACAAGAAGAGCAGAATCCGACGACCATTCGCCATTTACTTCAATTAAAGAAGAGCAATCAAGCAATCTCGCCAGATAATGTTAATATTGCAGTTGGTGAGCATGATTTACCATTTATAATTTCTTCGATGTCGTTTGGTTCACAGAATGAGATTGCTTTTAGAGCATATGCCGAAGGTGCTGACCGCCTAAACATGGTCTCTCTAAATGGTGAAGGCGGCGAAATCAAGGATATGCTTGGTAAATATCCAAAAACAAGAGGACAGCAAATTGCCTCTGGACGTTTCGGGGTAAACGCAGAGCTTTTAAACTCTTCTAATCTTTTAGAAATTAAAATCGGTCAGGGTGCAAAGCCTGGAGAAGGCGGACACTTACCTGGTTCGAAGGTAACTGCCAAGGTTGCTGCTGCACGTAATGCTACACTTGGTTCAGACTTAATTTCACCATCAAACAACCATGATATTTACTCAATCGAGGATCTTGCGCAAATGATTCTAGAGTTAAAAACAGGTAATGATCAGGCGAAAATTGCCGTTAAAGTACCTGTAGTACCAAATATCGGGACTATCGCAGTTGGTATTGCAAAAGCTGGTGCCGATATCATT
This genomic stretch from Neobacillus niacini harbors:
- the bcp gene encoding thioredoxin-dependent thiol peroxidase; this translates as MTVDVGKQAPDFELLASNGEKVKLSDFKGKNVVLYFYPKDMTPGCTTQACDFRDYHGDFSQLDCVIIGVSPDPIEKHEKFIDKYNLPFLLLFDENTRVSELYEVWKLKKNFGKEYMGIERSTFVIDKDGKIAKEWRKVKVKGHVEEALQYVKENLA
- a CDS encoding potassium channel family protein produces the protein MFYFLLPIVIFCIFMSIRTLFIPNTIKGKFVSIENALFLGSIYLTVILGFGLIYLLFELKGISLLVEVNDENNYNLFETSFYFSAMTLFSVGNGDVIPHGLGRMVAVVEALIGYTMPAAFVARALMDREVNEIK
- a CDS encoding glutamate-1-semialdehyde 2,1-aminomutase; protein product: MQFTNSERIHNEALEHIVGGVNSPSRSYKAVGGGAPVVMERAQGAYFWDVDGNQYIDFLAAYGPIITGHAHPHITEAIKKAAESGVLYGTPTPHEVKFAKMLKEAMPFLEKVRFVNSGTEAVMTTIRVARAYTGRDKIIKFAGCYHGHSDLVLVAAGSGPSTLGTPDSAGVPKSIAQEVITVPFNDIEPFKEALEKWGDQIAGVLVEPIVGNFGIVEPKPGFLQQVNDLTHAAGALVIYDEVITAFRFMYGGAQDLLGIQPDLTALGKIIGGGLPIGAYGGRKEIMEKVAPLGPAYQAGTMAGNPASILSGIACLEVLKQEGVYEYLDRLGAILEQGILEAAKEHDIQITINRLKGALTVYFTNEKIENYEQAENTDGEMFGKFFKLMLQQGINLAPSKYEAWFLTIAHTEDDIEATLHAVNNAFSLLKNE
- a CDS encoding glutamate synthase-related protein, coding for MNERWTPSLFKDFHKHEHDACGIVACLEKTKLPTRKNIFDCIDALVTMNHRAGFINGEGDGVGIHVDIPKALWKEKLQSAGVDPSHTENASFAVGHVFISQKADWLSTKHELLQKLKNFELDIIFETNQVTDSSALGPIAIQENPVFWQFACLSEKSGQALTKILFEAIVDLETNEHVHVASLSQNHAVYKVMGAGDILPRYYKDLASPIVASTITLGHNRYSTNTLSSFFRVQPFSVLGHNGEINTIAKLRDEARMIGVPLVKDGSDSQDLSRTMETLICREGYTLFEAMDLLFPPIINEIKAYSQELQDLYTYIREAWGHFAQGPAGIISRYGDEAVFSVDALGLRPLWMLEIETSYLFSSEPGIIPSSEYVNDPKPLAPGEKVGFKWNNNKLEVFEQKRFQTEVYNRYSNRLNLENSRLRLQVPTLEKTITMNYPDKIHNGQYKAFGWERDHIQLIEQMAEKGVEPIRSLGHDAPLAALNPERKNIADYIKESVAVVTNPAIDRDRETEHFSTRVIIGKRPGLFNNEKTETLLELTTPLLIEGKAGYSCSEAIGQPSFDQVVHHFQKQKLVAFISTTFRKDENIDSALTRISNEAVQAVTSGKSLIVLDDANAHQDDFYWIDPHLVTSAVDQALVTAELRRNCSLVLRSAAIRSLHDMITVFGLGADLISPYYMFMTVLDENNKPLINLYSALSKGLEKVISTIGIHELRGYGRLYSSIGLHEDIAKVLNIVNFFGSKEIENDFEAMKNDAFARAAHYQNEKERVGKTFHLFPRIWKAIGEVAATGDYSAYREKISEQEEQNPTTIRHLLQLKKSNQAISPDNVNIAVGEHDLPFIISSMSFGSQNEIAFRAYAEGADRLNMVSLNGEGGEIKDMLGKYPKTRGQQIASGRFGVNAELLNSSNLLEIKIGQGAKPGEGGHLPGSKVTAKVAAARNATLGSDLISPSNNHDIYSIEDLAQMILELKTGNDQAKIAVKVPVVPNIGTIAVGIAKAGADIITLSGFDGGTGAARIHALQHVGLPVEIGVKAAHNALLESGLRNKVEIWADGGMKSALDVMKVMLLGANRVGFGTLSMLAIGCTTCRGCHLDTCHVGIATQIESEVQAKEHGLRRFVPRQLDLAVNGIMNLFSSFGSELKALAASVGITNLQDAVGRSDLLEQVKGKNQLSLSYLLKPLEISQFTKTEESKALQEVQMQVAVGAEYLDASVDELHSSREFDSVTSEQRVLASRVSCHRVRGRLDGSYQQLPPVQLKYKNGSIPGNGLGAYNSGGIEITVNGGGQDGVGKTSFGGNIYILKSKGKNGNYYNGSVGKGFGYGAQKGLLVAQGNADARAGIRLSGADLIVGGFVKQPIPEKETGNIGANANIKGFAFEYMTNGRGLVLGDPGPWICAGMTGGVVYVRQQPELGLTAEAIMRRIAKGAKVSVMSLSENGKKDVNELLGKYTDLLENDGQAEEANLLRALLANPEDHFIQIVPVKEQADPAVSTE